TCGCTACTTTTGCTTTAAACGTTGCTCCATGATTCCTTCTTAATTTCTTCATTTTACCGCTGCTCCTTTCTATATTTTAAAATCAATTTAGAACAGCTTTACCACTTAAGCAACTGTACAGTTTTTCCCGACCAGCTCTGAATGCTTTTAAAACAAAGTGGCTTCGCGCGCTGATGCTTGTGTTCGCTGAGGGAAAAAACTATGGCTACATACTTATTTTCATGGAACCCAAGCAAATGGAATTGGACTACTTTGGATGCTGATATAGAGACGTACCAGAGGCAGAAATTTTTTAATGAACCATGGTCCTGTGGAGTCACAAAAAAGATAGTTCCAGGGGATAGAGCCTTCTTGATCAGACTTGGCCCCTTCTCACCCAGTGGCATAATGGCGTCTGGTCTCGTGTCGTCTTCCACTTATAAAGCAGAACATTATTCAGATCCAAACAAAACTGCTTTGTATGTTGGTATTCGATTTGACGTTCTCCTGCATCCTGAAAAAGAACAGATTTTAGGGAAAACAATTCTTCAAAAGGAAATTAAAAACATAAATTGGACGCCGCAAGCAAGCGGGATGACTATATCCCCAGATGAAGCAGCCTTACTTGAAGCTCTCTGGTCTGCCCATCTTACGCAAATTGGACTCTCACCGCTTACCTTATCGGAGGAAATACTTACTCCGGAGCGATATTGGGAAGGCGCAATCCGCCGTATTTCTATCAACGCCTATGAAAGAGATCCAAGGGCACGCCAAGCGTGTCTTCAACATCACGGAAGTTCTTGCTCAATTTGCGGTTTTGACTTTGAATCAACATATGGTGAAATCGGCAAAGGATTCATACATGTTCATCACCTCCGACAATTATCAGAAATTGGGGAAGCGTATGAAGTTGACCCGTTGCATGACTTGATGCCGGTTTGTCCC
This window of the Pseudomonadota bacterium genome carries:
- a CDS encoding HNH endonuclease, encoding MATYLFSWNPSKWNWTTLDADIETYQRQKFFNEPWSCGVTKKIVPGDRAFLIRLGPFSPSGIMASGLVSSSTYKAEHYSDPNKTALYVGIRFDVLLHPEKEQILGKTILQKEIKNINWTPQASGMTISPDEAALLEALWSAHLTQIGLSPLTLSEEILTPERYWEGAIRRISINAYERDPRARQACLQHHGSSCSICGFDFESTYGEIGKGFIHVHHLRQLSEIGEAYEVDPLHDLMPVCPNCHAMLHKQVPAYSANELKVRIQKS